A DNA window from uncultured Methanoregula sp. contains the following coding sequences:
- a CDS encoding helix-turn-helix domain-containing protein → MENIPAHLVKSLNDLGLSNNEALVYAALVLYDNAEAKEIIEFLSISKPSVYEALDRLADLGLAVKRVTKPARYSAISPVLAIDLLRDKVNRAADQALITLKQLESEKVRTDKEDALWTIYGDTNIEYKIRDMFGKAKSQIRCMIGERYLPFIENCRIGDVSFRLIVISDSADLEKRLHTLFPGKKADLHVISSEKFLAPPPFAPPEFEEAKKFMNFENTLELIVDDEELLMIPPFISGSMSVLNTKNKGAILQIKMFSEFHWRRLVEGEEFPLPPAPSRNKPRK, encoded by the coding sequence ATGGAGAATATCCCGGCTCATCTTGTAAAATCCTTAAACGATCTCGGGTTATCCAACAATGAGGCCCTCGTGTATGCAGCTCTTGTCCTGTATGATAATGCTGAAGCAAAGGAGATTATCGAGTTTCTCTCTATCTCAAAACCCAGCGTTTACGAGGCACTCGACCGTCTTGCCGACCTGGGACTTGCAGTAAAACGAGTTACCAAACCGGCACGGTACAGCGCGATCTCTCCGGTACTGGCAATCGATCTGCTCAGGGACAAAGTGAACCGGGCTGCGGATCAGGCCCTCATTACCTTAAAACAACTGGAGAGCGAGAAGGTCAGGACAGATAAAGAAGATGCCCTCTGGACAATTTACGGTGATACCAACATTGAGTACAAGATCCGGGACATGTTCGGGAAAGCAAAAAGCCAGATCCGGTGCATGATTGGCGAGCGATACCTGCCTTTTATTGAGAACTGCAGGATAGGGGATGTCTCGTTCCGGCTTATTGTAATTTCCGATTCAGCGGATCTTGAGAAGAGACTGCACACCCTGTTTCCGGGAAAAAAAGCCGACCTCCATGTTATTTCCTCCGAGAAATTTTTAGCCCCGCCACCGTTTGCTCCTCCGGAATTTGAGGAGGCCAAAAAATTCATGAATTTTGAAAATACCCTTGAACTGATTGTCGATGACGAGGAACTGCTCATGATCCCTCCATTCATCTCCGGCAGTATGTCGGTTCTCAATACAAAAAACAAGGGAGCTATCCTCCAGATCAAGATGTTCAGCGAGTTCCACTGGAGGCGCCTTGTTGAGGGAGAAGAATTTCCTCTGCCCCCGGCACCTTCACGAAACAAACCGCGGAAATAA
- a CDS encoding ABC transporter ATP-binding protein, whose amino-acid sequence MEPVIQFEDVVKIYPLKSGDVTALNHISFAVERGEFISIMGPSGSGKSTLLTLMGCLDKPTAGNISMSGIPIRDMSDVELTSLRRDRIGFIFQYFNLFPLLNIIENVSFPQMLKGGVNVEKAREVLRAVQLDERLYTHTPLELSGGQQQRVAIARSLINDPDILLCDEPTGNLDSKTGASIMELMTQLNKKGATIIVVTHDPNVANYTNRTIRIVDGCIAS is encoded by the coding sequence ATGGAACCGGTAATTCAGTTCGAGGACGTGGTGAAAATATACCCGCTCAAGTCGGGGGATGTCACCGCCCTCAACCATATCTCATTTGCCGTTGAGCGGGGAGAGTTCATCTCCATCATGGGGCCATCCGGCTCGGGAAAATCCACCCTGCTGACCCTGATGGGATGCCTTGACAAACCCACTGCGGGGAATATTTCCATGAGCGGGATACCGATACGGGATATGTCCGATGTGGAACTGACAAGCCTCCGCAGGGACCGGATCGGGTTCATCTTCCAGTACTTCAATCTCTTCCCGCTCTTGAACATCATCGAGAATGTCAGTTTTCCCCAGATGCTCAAGGGGGGAGTGAATGTTGAGAAGGCAAGGGAAGTGCTCCGGGCAGTCCAGCTGGACGAACGCCTCTATACGCACACACCGCTGGAACTCTCCGGCGGCCAGCAGCAGAGGGTGGCTATTGCGCGTTCTCTCATCAACGACCCGGATATCCTCCTGTGCGATGAACCAACGGGAAATCTCGATTCGAAAACCGGGGCAAGCATCATGGAGCTCATGACCCAGCTTAACAAAAAAGGCGCGACCATCATCGTCGTTACCCATGACCCCAATGTTGCGAATTATACGAACCGGACGATCCGGATTGTTGACGGGTGCATTGCCTCATGA
- a CDS encoding ABC transporter permease, which produces MIFWEIAKRNIRIHMLRSTLAMLGIVIGVVAIASMGILGNSMVASVSESLSSVGDSVIVTPYAGSGGMGPGGGGGGGSSSASLKLTDQNFQQIKRVSAPNTAIPVYTTSDHMKIGVGSDDIVASIYALPSEDVPDLMKLQAGDYNNGNSGCLVGSTFAKDHNIKVGSRISIGTDGSKGTLRVTGIIEERGMSFDISTDNALVVTDEWFENTYNRNKDYDEVVVKVKEGDTADVKTAIEKQLNKHKDNKVVSVTDSKATLNSIYATFGTITTFVTAIGGISMIVAGVSIFNIMMMSVNERIKEIGIMRSIGTQKKEVMSMFIYEAAIIGVIGSIIGGILSILAGYVVSALMLGTTKYLVTAANGLSVVEGVSFGILICLACGIYPAWQAANMNPIDALRHE; this is translated from the coding sequence ATGATCTTCTGGGAGATTGCAAAACGCAATATCCGGATCCACATGCTCCGGTCAACCCTTGCCATGCTGGGGATCGTGATAGGCGTGGTTGCCATTGCCTCGATGGGAATCCTGGGCAACAGCATGGTTGCAAGCGTTTCTGAAAGCCTCAGTTCGGTTGGCGACAGCGTGATTGTAACTCCCTATGCCGGGAGCGGCGGCATGGGACCGGGTGGCGGGGGAGGCGGCGGGAGCAGTTCTGCAAGCCTGAAACTCACCGACCAGAATTTCCAGCAGATCAAACGGGTCTCGGCACCGAACACGGCCATTCCCGTGTACACGACTTCCGATCACATGAAGATCGGGGTCGGGAGCGACGATATCGTGGCATCCATCTATGCCCTGCCATCCGAAGATGTCCCGGACTTAATGAAACTCCAGGCCGGGGATTACAACAACGGGAATTCCGGCTGTCTTGTCGGGTCCACGTTTGCCAAGGATCACAACATCAAGGTCGGATCGCGGATCTCGATCGGGACCGATGGCAGCAAGGGGACGCTCCGGGTCACCGGCATCATTGAGGAACGGGGCATGAGTTTCGATATCAGCACGGACAATGCTCTTGTTGTCACTGACGAGTGGTTCGAGAATACGTACAACCGCAACAAGGACTACGATGAAGTGGTCGTGAAAGTGAAGGAAGGCGACACTGCGGACGTGAAGACGGCAATAGAGAAACAGCTCAACAAGCACAAGGACAACAAGGTTGTCAGCGTCACCGACAGCAAAGCCACGCTAAACAGCATTTATGCAACCTTTGGCACGATCACGACATTCGTGACTGCAATCGGAGGCATCTCGATGATCGTTGCCGGTGTCTCGATCTTCAATATCATGATGATGTCCGTCAACGAGCGGATCAAGGAGATCGGTATCATGCGCAGCATCGGCACCCAGAAAAAAGAGGTCATGAGCATGTTCATCTACGAGGCGGCGATCATCGGCGTGATCGGCAGCATCATCGGGGGTATCTTAAGTATCCTGGCCGGGTACGTTGTCAGCGCCCTGATGCTGGGTACAACCAAGTATCTCGTCACGGCAGCCAATGGCCTTTCCGTTGTTGAAGGAGTAAGCTTTGGGATCCTGATCTGTCTTGCCTGCGGTATTTACCCGGCATGGCAGGCAGCGAACATGAACCCGATCGATGCATTAAGGCATGAATGA
- a CDS encoding PAS domain S-box protein → MTSLKKKKGGAKEPADSTRSLCDLAEKKLSRSKKITRDMKGQIEELRESEAKFHTVADFTYDWELWLGPDKQILYCSPSCERITGYPPQAFITDPQLYTQIVYPDDRSLMEEHNRTAWETPEPRSVDFRIIHRDGSVRWIGHACQLVRDPDGTVRGRRISNREITERKYAEEELNRANRALRMLNDSNQAMIHITDETILMNEICRIAVEAGGYRLAWIGFAEQDEAKTVRPVAHAGFESGYIATTHLTWAEDSPRGRGPGGNAIRTGQISIARNISTDPAFTPWRAEAMLRGYESVIALPLTHNGQTIGVLGIYSREADVFDPKEVKILKELADDLAFGIIALRLQAQRDLADKAIRDLNAYNRSLIEASLDPLVTITPGGMISDVNAATMTVTGFSREELIGTDFSQYFTEPDRARAGYEAVFRDGVVKDYPLEIRHRDGQVTSVLYNATVYRDESGNIAGIFAAARDITERKKAEEREVHLASFPELTPVQILEADPDGSIRYTNPAMRRSLDALGETDPRIFIPQDILTRLDGTAITEYYHEERETEIHNRIFHEILFFTPEFSSVRIYASDITERKQAEDALRESHAKYRQIVENISDVILTLDMDGTVTYISPVIQRLFGYTVQEVVGRHFREFIHPEDVQRVLEGFRRRVAGEYGTNEFRLLTKDGRERYVRTTQTPIGKEGGVTGFNYVMTDYTERRKAEDALRHASAYNRSLIEASLDPLVTIGPEGKITDVNAATETATGYSRQQLIGTDFSDYFMNPENARAGYRQAFREGTVHDYPLELRHRDGHVTMVLYNASVFRDGFGNVTGIFAAARDITRLVEEERKLKESEERYRNVVQSQTEFITRFLPDGTHLFVNEAYCRYFGKPCHEMIAHVFRPEIPADDQAPLKQHFRSLTRDHPVGTIEHRIILSDGTVRWQQWNDRAIFDTGGNIAEYQSVGRDITERKMAEEMLRKFNEELEHQVRVRTEELNLSLEEKVLLLREIHHRVKNNLQIIISLVNLQMRRVEDERLKQVMAETQNRVRAMALVHEKLYQSVDISRIDLAGYTGFLVTHLFTFYGVDSRQVTREVDIGKIMLDINTAIPLGLIINELASNALKYAFPDSRKGSLSIAVREEGKTLHLMVRDDGIGMPEDFDWRNAESLGLRLVVSLVEQLDGTIELDRSAGTAFTIIVQEKK, encoded by the coding sequence ATGACATCCCTAAAAAAGAAAAAAGGAGGAGCCAAAGAACCTGCTGACAGCACCCGCTCATTGTGTGATCTCGCAGAAAAGAAACTCTCCCGTTCCAAAAAGATTACTCGAGATATGAAAGGGCAGATCGAGGAATTGCGGGAGAGCGAGGCAAAATTCCACACCGTGGCAGATTTCACTTATGACTGGGAATTGTGGCTGGGACCAGATAAGCAGATACTTTATTGTTCGCCATCCTGTGAACGTATCACCGGCTATCCACCGCAGGCCTTTATTACCGATCCACAACTGTACACGCAAATTGTTTATCCCGATGACCGGTCACTGATGGAAGAACACAACCGTACCGCATGGGAGACGCCTGAACCCCGGTCAGTGGATTTCAGGATCATTCACCGGGACGGTTCGGTACGCTGGATCGGTCATGCCTGTCAACTGGTGAGAGATCCTGATGGTACTGTTCGCGGCCGGCGAATAAGCAACCGGGAAATCACGGAACGCAAGTATGCGGAGGAAGAGCTCAACCGGGCCAACCGTGCGCTCCGGATGCTCAACGACTCCAACCAGGCGATGATTCACATCACCGATGAAACAATACTGATGAACGAGATCTGCCGTATTGCTGTCGAGGCAGGGGGTTATCGCCTGGCATGGATCGGGTTTGCGGAACAGGACGAGGCAAAGACCGTGCGCCCGGTGGCCCACGCCGGTTTCGAATCGGGATATATCGCGACCACCCATCTCACATGGGCTGAGGACAGCCCCCGCGGCCGCGGCCCGGGCGGTAATGCGATCCGCACAGGACAGATATCCATCGCCCGCAACATTTCCACGGACCCTGCCTTTACTCCATGGAGGGCGGAGGCCATGTTACGCGGCTATGAATCGGTCATTGCCCTTCCGCTGACCCATAACGGCCAGACAATAGGCGTGCTGGGCATCTATTCCCGCGAAGCGGATGTATTCGATCCAAAAGAAGTGAAGATCCTGAAAGAACTGGCAGATGATCTGGCCTTTGGTATCATCGCGCTGCGGTTGCAGGCTCAGCGGGATCTGGCAGATAAGGCTATCCGCGATCTCAATGCGTATAACCGGAGCCTGATCGAGGCGAGCCTCGACCCGCTGGTCACGATCACCCCCGGGGGAATGATCAGCGACGTCAATGCTGCGACCATGACCGTGACCGGGTTCTCCCGGGAAGAACTGATCGGCACGGACTTTTCGCAGTACTTTACGGAACCGGACCGGGCAAGGGCCGGGTACGAGGCAGTCTTCCGTGATGGGGTTGTCAAGGATTACCCTCTTGAGATCCGGCACCGGGATGGACAGGTCACATCCGTACTGTACAATGCAACCGTATACCGGGACGAATCGGGCAATATTGCGGGCATCTTTGCCGCAGCCCGTGATATCACTGAGCGGAAAAAAGCGGAAGAACGGGAAGTACACCTCGCCTCATTCCCGGAACTGACTCCGGTACAGATCCTTGAAGCCGACCCCGATGGATCGATCCGGTATACAAACCCGGCAATGCGGAGATCGCTGGATGCACTGGGGGAGACAGATCCCCGTATCTTTATCCCGCAGGATATCCTTACCCGTCTTGACGGGACGGCGATTACAGAATATTACCATGAGGAGCGCGAGACCGAGATCCATAACCGCATATTCCACGAGATCCTTTTTTTCACCCCCGAATTTTCCTCTGTCAGGATCTATGCAAGTGATATCACCGAGCGCAAGCAGGCTGAAGATGCATTGCGCGAGAGCCATGCGAAGTACCGACAGATTGTCGAGAACATCAGCGATGTGATCCTCACGCTGGACATGGATGGGACGGTAACCTACATCAGCCCCGTTATCCAGCGGTTGTTCGGCTATACTGTGCAGGAAGTAGTTGGCCGGCATTTCAGAGAGTTTATCCATCCTGAAGATGTCCAACGGGTCCTTGAAGGGTTCAGGCGCAGGGTGGCTGGCGAGTATGGCACAAATGAATTCAGGCTCCTGACAAAGGATGGCCGCGAACGGTATGTCCGCACTACCCAGACACCAATCGGGAAAGAGGGAGGGGTCACCGGGTTCAATTATGTGATGACCGATTACACCGAGCGCAGGAAAGCAGAGGATGCCCTCCGGCATGCAAGCGCCTATAACAGGAGCCTGATCGAGGCAAGCCTCGACCCGCTGGTCACCATCGGTCCCGAGGGTAAGATCACGGATGTGAATGCCGCAACAGAGACTGCAACCGGATATTCACGGCAGCAGTTGATCGGAACCGACTTCTCCGATTATTTCATGAATCCGGAGAACGCACGTGCCGGCTACCGGCAGGCATTCCGCGAAGGGACCGTGCATGATTATCCCCTTGAACTGCGCCACCGGGATGGTCATGTCACAATGGTACTCTACAATGCGTCGGTGTTCAGGGACGGGTTCGGGAATGTTACCGGCATATTTGCCGCAGCCCGGGACATTACCCGGCTTGTAGAGGAAGAAAGAAAACTCAAAGAGAGCGAGGAGAGGTACCGCAATGTTGTCCAGAGCCAGACCGAATTCATCACCCGGTTTCTTCCGGACGGGACGCATCTCTTCGTAAACGAGGCCTATTGCCGGTATTTCGGGAAACCCTGTCACGAGATGATCGCTCACGTTTTCCGGCCGGAGATCCCGGCGGACGACCAGGCACCGTTAAAACAGCATTTCCGCTCACTTACCCGGGACCATCCGGTTGGAACCATCGAACACCGGATTATCCTTTCGGACGGAACCGTCCGCTGGCAGCAGTGGAACGACCGGGCAATTTTTGATACGGGCGGAAATATTGCCGAGTACCAGTCGGTGGGTCGGGATATCACCGAACGCAAGATGGCCGAAGAGATGCTCAGGAAGTTCAACGAGGAACTGGAACACCAGGTCCGGGTCAGGACGGAAGAGTTGAACCTGTCGCTTGAAGAAAAAGTCCTTCTCCTCCGCGAGATCCATCACCGGGTCAAGAACAATCTCCAGATCATCATAAGCCTTGTCAATCTCCAGATGCGCCGCGTTGAGGATGAACGGTTGAAACAGGTCATGGCAGAGACCCAGAACCGGGTACGGGCAATGGCGCTCGTCCATGAAAAACTGTACCAGTCTGTGGATATCTCCCGCATCGATCTCGCCGGTTACACCGGGTTCCTGGTTACCCACCTTTTCACGTTCTATGGAGTTGATTCCCGGCAGGTGACCCGGGAGGTCGATATCGGCAAGATCATGCTGGACATCAACACCGCAATCCCGTTGGGCTTGATCATCAACGAGCTTGCCAGCAATGCGCTGAAATACGCATTTCCTGACAGCAGGAAAGGATCATTGTCCATCGCGGTGCGGGAAGAGGGTAAGACACTTCACCTGATGGTCAGGGACGATGGTATCGGGATGCCTGAAGATTTCGACTGGAGGAATGCCGAATCGCTCGGGCTCCGGCTGGTCGTCTCGCTGGTGGAACAACTGGATGGGACGATTGAACTGGACCGGAGTGCGGGGACTGCGTTTACGATTATTGTGCAGGAAAAAAAATGA
- a CDS encoding CRISPR-associated protein Csx14, which translates to MIVPLGMSPPIVTAGMDASDFKVTHLIMIATKHPVVLAGLDLINVALSVRSPKIKIHAEILPYEDVTKTTENFAFMETSIRLIREARVKQGCDRVLLNVAGGRKNMCITLTMIGQLMNVDGVFHIGNPQFNLLNQGLERLRGDIDQMHAAETLEEKQAIYKAKKKQFDHVLFPPRSDYEIIRVPTFPVDQSTVQRLLVELKGDIKGEVINLTLGDKAILERHGILEKGKTRNHYYVSEYGQKFLDAFI; encoded by the coding sequence ATGATTGTTCCCCTGGGAATGAGCCCGCCTATTGTTACTGCCGGAATGGATGCGTCTGATTTTAAAGTGACTCATCTTATCATGATTGCAACAAAGCATCCTGTTGTTCTGGCCGGTCTTGACCTGATTAACGTGGCTCTGAGCGTGAGATCGCCAAAGATCAAGATTCATGCAGAGATTCTTCCGTATGAGGATGTAACGAAAACGACCGAGAATTTTGCCTTTATGGAGACCTCGATACGACTCATCCGGGAAGCTCGCGTAAAACAGGGTTGCGACCGGGTTCTGCTGAACGTGGCCGGTGGGCGTAAGAATATGTGCATCACCCTCACGATGATCGGCCAGCTGATGAATGTCGATGGAGTCTTCCATATCGGCAATCCGCAGTTCAATCTCCTCAACCAGGGACTCGAACGGCTTCGCGGCGACATCGACCAGATGCATGCAGCAGAAACCCTGGAAGAGAAACAGGCAATTTACAAGGCAAAGAAGAAACAGTTCGATCATGTACTCTTTCCTCCCCGATCTGATTATGAGATTATCCGGGTTCCGACATTCCCGGTCGACCAGTCAACCGTGCAGAGGCTACTGGTCGAACTCAAAGGCGACATAAAGGGAGAGGTCATCAACCTGACGCTCGGGGACAAGGCGATCCTTGAACGCCATGGGATCCTTGAAAAAGGGAAGACCCGGAATCACTACTATGTCTCTGAATATGGGCAGAAGTTCCTGGATGCTTTCATCTGA
- a CDS encoding LPXTG cell wall anchor domain-containing protein yields MAATCLLVLPASAYETPESIVAASKVYVSNTVYDPGTFFPGDTGTVTVYVTNANTNQSAVVNHVSFGDQNIKMTSLPYDSTTNIGPLQTKAFVFSVEASGKDGTYYPTFTLNFRDADSLYQRANVKIDSTPLVLTVVDKPDAYAAGQKKTIYLQVANPRDNAVSNAILEVSGQGISATPEKTYIGDVAAGGKIPVNFTITPDAPTNVHITLKYDNGDNTHQETLDIPVTFGLDKKQANPQVSNVQVKQTGGVYHVTGDVTNAGLTNANGVSVTTLSPAIPQDPYKSYVIGALKPDDFGSFEVTFNANGATTVPLQISYKDTDGNIVTSRFDVSLSGAVSDDKTTQQGNVLLPVIGLVIVIAIAGVYLYSKRRKNQ; encoded by the coding sequence ATGGCTGCCACGTGTCTTCTCGTGCTGCCGGCAAGTGCCTATGAAACCCCGGAATCGATTGTTGCTGCAAGCAAGGTCTATGTCTCAAATACCGTGTATGACCCGGGCACGTTCTTTCCCGGCGATACCGGGACCGTAACGGTGTACGTGACCAATGCCAACACCAACCAGAGCGCGGTTGTCAATCATGTATCATTCGGCGACCAGAATATCAAGATGACAAGCCTGCCGTACGACAGCACGACCAATATCGGCCCCCTCCAGACCAAGGCATTTGTCTTCTCGGTCGAGGCGTCCGGCAAGGACGGGACCTATTACCCGACATTCACCCTGAACTTCCGGGATGCCGACAGCCTCTACCAGCGGGCAAATGTAAAGATTGACAGCACTCCTTTGGTCCTGACCGTTGTTGACAAACCCGATGCCTACGCGGCAGGCCAGAAAAAGACAATTTACCTGCAGGTTGCAAATCCCCGCGACAATGCGGTGAGCAATGCAATCCTTGAAGTGAGCGGCCAGGGGATCTCCGCTACACCGGAGAAAACCTACATCGGCGACGTAGCTGCCGGGGGAAAAATACCCGTAAACTTCACGATCACACCGGATGCTCCCACGAATGTACATATCACCCTGAAGTACGACAATGGCGACAACACCCACCAGGAAACCCTGGACATTCCGGTAACTTTTGGCCTTGATAAAAAGCAGGCAAATCCCCAGGTAAGCAATGTCCAGGTAAAACAGACGGGCGGGGTGTACCATGTTACCGGTGATGTCACCAATGCCGGCCTGACCAATGCCAACGGCGTTTCCGTAACCACACTCTCACCGGCCATTCCGCAGGATCCGTACAAGTCGTACGTGATCGGAGCACTCAAACCGGATGACTTCGGCAGTTTTGAAGTGACCTTCAACGCCAATGGCGCAACAACGGTCCCGCTCCAGATCTCCTACAAGGATACCGACGGGAATATCGTCACATCGCGTTTCGATGTGAGCCTCAGCGGAGCAGTGTCCGACGACAAAACAACCCAGCAGGGTAACGTCCTGCTGCCGGTAATCGGTCTTGTGATTGTTATCGCCATTGCCGGGGTGTACCTGTACTCCAAACGAAGAAAGAACCAGTGA
- the cas6 gene encoding CRISPR system precrRNA processing endoribonuclease RAMP protein Cas6 has protein sequence MKCSLITIDISMPRDLGLEFPGSVFRGWLGNTLRCDATTKCTEECDSCSKCPYYMVFKEQTDVKPYSLLSVPFNGGIRNFMKIYGDRKKFAPRIMTLIHEHVNSRHFGSMPFRIEHMEARMIEMPAMQTEDTTEVVFVSPTHIREDDTQELLPELSMLLKSSVRSYNRITKYYDEKNYPCRIPDDMLDMEAEILDYDIRTVKIVHENMFDKKIVLEGIVGSISYDTSAVHPDIGNVLKMGEFLQIGKHSTYGFGGMVVKHGGVA, from the coding sequence ATGAAATGTTCACTGATAACGATTGATATTTCCATGCCCCGCGATCTGGGATTAGAATTTCCCGGCTCGGTCTTCCGGGGGTGGCTGGGTAACACGCTCCGTTGTGATGCTACCACAAAATGTACGGAAGAATGTGACAGTTGTTCCAAGTGCCCGTATTACATGGTCTTCAAGGAGCAGACTGATGTAAAACCCTACTCTCTTCTCTCGGTTCCGTTCAATGGAGGAATCCGGAACTTCATGAAGATCTACGGGGACCGCAAGAAGTTTGCGCCGCGTATCATGACCCTGATCCATGAGCACGTCAACAGCAGGCATTTCGGTTCCATGCCGTTCCGGATCGAGCACATGGAAGCGCGCATGATCGAGATGCCCGCAATGCAGACTGAAGATACAACCGAGGTCGTCTTTGTATCGCCGACCCACATCCGCGAAGACGATACGCAGGAACTCCTGCCCGAACTCTCCATGCTGCTCAAGTCCAGCGTCCGGTCCTACAACCGGATCACGAAGTACTATGACGAGAAGAATTACCCCTGCCGTATCCCGGACGACATGCTCGACATGGAAGCCGAGATCCTTGACTACGATATCCGGACCGTCAAGATTGTGCACGAGAACATGTTCGATAAAAAGATCGTTCTCGAAGGAATTGTCGGCTCTATCTCGTATGACACATCGGCAGTTCACCCGGATATCGGGAATGTCCTCAAGATGGGAGAGTTCCTCCAGATTGGCAAGCACAGCACGTACGGGTTTGGGGGAATGGTTGTGAAACACGGGGGTGTGGCGTGA
- a CDS encoding radical SAM protein, producing MARVTQVHFLLTYMCSLSCEHCFVCSSPSAEGTFTPGQIAMVLDEASRLGTVDTIYFEGGEPFLFYPVLLDGIRQAADRNYAVGIVTNGYFATSDENARCFLEPLRNLRICDFSVSDDVFHYEDRQENPAGRAFRIAQELGLPATILALDPGGSGPEMKASLREEKKGVITEGSIMFRGRAAARLSRYAEAKDWQQFTTCPYEDLQNPYRLHVDAYGNLQICQGICMGNIGKKPLDELVRNYDPSAHPVCGPLLEGGPAQLARVLGYTPPPGGVADACHLCYLARKSCRGKMPGILEPRQVYCDE from the coding sequence ATGGCCCGGGTAACTCAGGTTCATTTTCTTCTCACGTACATGTGCAGCCTCTCCTGCGAGCACTGTTTTGTCTGCAGCAGCCCTTCAGCTGAGGGGACGTTCACCCCCGGGCAGATCGCTATGGTTCTTGACGAGGCCAGTAGGCTGGGAACCGTGGACACGATTTATTTCGAAGGCGGGGAACCGTTCCTCTTCTATCCCGTACTTCTTGACGGCATCCGCCAGGCAGCAGACAGAAATTATGCAGTCGGTATCGTGACAAACGGCTACTTTGCCACGTCCGATGAAAATGCCCGGTGTTTTCTCGAACCCCTCCGGAATCTCCGGATCTGCGATTTCAGTGTCAGCGATGACGTATTCCATTACGAGGACCGGCAGGAAAATCCGGCCGGGCGTGCCTTCCGCATTGCACAGGAACTGGGCCTGCCGGCAACAATCCTTGCACTGGATCCCGGCGGTTCGGGCCCGGAGATGAAAGCCTCCCTGCGGGAGGAGAAGAAAGGAGTCATAACCGAAGGGAGCATCATGTTCCGGGGCCGGGCCGCTGCACGGCTCAGCCGGTATGCGGAAGCGAAAGACTGGCAGCAGTTCACCACCTGTCCCTACGAGGATCTCCAAAACCCATACCGGTTGCACGTGGATGCGTATGGCAACCTTCAGATCTGCCAGGGCATATGCATGGGAAATATTGGAAAGAAACCTCTCGATGAACTGGTCCGGAATTATGACCCGTCCGCCCACCCGGTCTGCGGGCCCCTTCTTGAAGGCGGGCCGGCACAGCTGGCCCGGGTTCTCGGTTATACTCCGCCACCGGGGGGTGTTGCCGATGCCTGCCATCTCTGTTATCTTGCCCGGAAATCCTGCCGCGGGAAGATGCCGGGGATCCTGGAGCCCCGGCAGGTCTATTGCGATGAATAA